From a single Nitrogeniibacter mangrovi genomic region:
- the dmpE gene encoding 2-oxopent-4-enoate hydratase, with translation MNEELINQCGDELYTAWLERKTVAPLTERYPDIALEDAYRIALRYIDRRVQAGETIIGKKIGVTSKPVQDFLGVFQPDFGQLTSGMVYEDGATIDLGTLIQPKAEAELAFVLKEDLTGPGITAMDVIRATDYVVPCFEIVDSRITDWKIKIQDTVADNASCGVYVLGKTKGDPRKLDITLAGMVLEKNGELFSTGVGAAVQGSPANAVAWLANTLGELGIPFKAGEVILSGSQSALVPVTGGDELVCHVGGLGSCSIKFSGRSAV, from the coding sequence ATGAACGAAGAACTGATCAACCAATGCGGCGACGAGCTCTACACCGCCTGGCTCGAACGCAAGACCGTCGCGCCGCTGACCGAGCGTTATCCCGACATTGCGCTCGAAGACGCCTATAGGATCGCGCTGCGCTACATCGACCGCCGCGTGCAGGCGGGCGAGACCATCATCGGCAAGAAGATCGGCGTGACCTCCAAGCCGGTGCAGGACTTCCTCGGCGTGTTCCAGCCGGACTTCGGCCAGCTGACCTCCGGCATGGTCTATGAAGACGGCGCCACCATCGACCTGGGTACCCTGATCCAGCCCAAGGCCGAGGCCGAGCTGGCCTTCGTGCTCAAGGAAGATCTGACCGGCCCGGGCATCACCGCCATGGACGTGATCCGCGCCACCGACTACGTGGTGCCGTGCTTCGAGATCGTCGATTCGCGCATCACTGACTGGAAGATCAAGATCCAGGACACCGTGGCGGACAACGCCTCCTGCGGTGTCTATGTGCTGGGCAAGACGAAGGGCGATCCGCGCAAGCTGGACATCACCCTGGCCGGCATGGTGCTGGAGAAGAACGGCGAACTGTTCTCCACCGGCGTCGGCGCCGCCGTGCAGGGTTCCCCGGCCAACGCCGTGGCGTGGCTGGCCAACACCCTGGGCGAGCTGGGCATCCCCTTCAAGGCCGGGGAGGTGATCCTCTCCGGGTCGCAGTCGGCCCTGGTGCCGGTCACCGGCGGTGACGAACTGGTCTGCCATGTGGGCGGGCTGGGCAGCTGCAGTATCAAATTCTCGGGCAGGAGCGCCGTATGA
- the dmpH gene encoding 2-oxo-3-hexenedioate decarboxylase has product MSMETTLTREDIVRLTERIEGAQTRAYAIPKLTNEYPNMTHGDGYAVQTELRRRFIAQGHRHVGWKAGLTSKAKMQQMGVNVPSIGFLTDRMARPENSAISTGDLVHPRVECEVAFVTNKTLIGPNCTKEEVLEATDYVLPAVEIIDSRFSGFKFDLESVIADNGSSARYVGGGRARDPKDLDLRTLGVVMEKNGEMVAMGASAAVLGHPAEAVAMLVNILAEMGETLPAGSFVMSGGITEAIAVQPGDNVIARFQELGSVSMRFVE; this is encoded by the coding sequence ATGAGCATGGAAACCACCCTCACGCGCGAAGACATCGTGCGCCTGACCGAACGCATCGAAGGCGCCCAGACCCGCGCCTACGCGATCCCCAAGCTCACCAACGAGTACCCGAACATGACGCACGGCGACGGCTATGCCGTGCAGACGGAGCTGCGCCGCCGCTTCATCGCCCAGGGCCACCGTCATGTGGGCTGGAAGGCCGGGCTCACCTCCAAGGCCAAGATGCAGCAGATGGGCGTGAACGTGCCCTCCATCGGCTTCCTCACCGACCGCATGGCGCGGCCGGAAAACTCCGCCATCTCCACCGGCGACCTGGTGCATCCGCGCGTGGAATGTGAAGTGGCCTTCGTCACCAACAAGACCCTGATCGGCCCCAACTGCACCAAGGAAGAGGTGCTCGAGGCCACCGACTACGTGCTGCCGGCGGTGGAGATCATCGATTCGCGCTTCTCCGGTTTCAAGTTCGACCTCGAGAGCGTGATCGCCGACAACGGCTCGTCGGCCCGCTACGTGGGTGGCGGTCGCGCCCGCGACCCCAAGGACCTGGATCTGCGCACCCTGGGCGTGGTGATGGAAAAGAACGGCGAGATGGTGGCCATGGGCGCCTCCGCCGCCGTGCTCGGCCATCCCGCCGAAGCCGTGGCCATGCTGGTGAACATCCTCGCCGAGATGGGCGAGACCCTGCCGGCCGGCAGCTTCGTCATGAGCGGCGGCATCACCGAAGCCATTGCCGTGCAGCCGGGCGACAACGTGATCGCGCGCTTCCAGGAGCTGGGAAGTGTGTCGATGCGGTTTGTCGAATAA
- a CDS encoding acetaldehyde dehydrogenase (acetylating): protein MKKIRCALIGSGNIGTDLIYKIQRSPVLEPVWMVGIDPESEGLKRARDMGLKTTYEGVDGLLPHVLEDNIQIAFDATSAYVHAENSRKLNELGVMMIDLTPAAIGPLCVPPVNLRQHADKVEMNVNMISCAGQATIPIVNAVVQVQSVGYAEIIASLSSKSVGPGTRANLDEFTYTTSNALEKVGGARKGKALAIINPAEPPMIMRNTIYCLTDEAPDEAKIIESVRKMIGEVQKYVPGYKLVNGPVFDEVPQGHRVAVYMEVAGLGDYLPTYAGNLDIMTAAACRTAEMFAEEILAGKIQLKATEAA from the coding sequence ATGAAAAAGATTCGTTGTGCACTGATCGGGTCGGGCAACATCGGCACCGACCTGATCTACAAGATCCAGCGCAGCCCGGTGCTCGAACCGGTATGGATGGTCGGGATCGATCCGGAATCCGAAGGCCTCAAGCGTGCCCGCGACATGGGCCTCAAGACCACCTACGAAGGTGTGGACGGCCTGCTGCCGCATGTGCTCGAAGACAACATCCAGATCGCCTTCGACGCCACCTCCGCCTATGTGCATGCGGAGAACAGCCGCAAGCTCAACGAGCTGGGCGTGATGATGATCGACCTGACCCCGGCCGCCATCGGCCCCCTGTGCGTGCCGCCGGTGAACCTGCGCCAGCATGCCGACAAGGTCGAGATGAACGTGAACATGATCTCCTGCGCCGGCCAGGCGACGATTCCCATCGTCAATGCCGTGGTGCAGGTGCAGAGCGTCGGCTACGCCGAGATCATCGCCTCGCTGTCGTCCAAGTCGGTCGGCCCGGGCACCCGCGCCAACCTGGACGAATTCACCTACACCACCTCCAACGCGCTGGAGAAAGTCGGTGGCGCGCGCAAGGGCAAGGCCCTGGCGATCATCAACCCGGCCGAGCCGCCGATGATCATGCGCAATACCATCTACTGCCTGACCGACGAGGCGCCAGATGAGGCGAAGATCATCGAATCGGTGCGCAAGATGATCGGTGAAGTGCAGAAGTACGTGCCCGGCTACAAGCTGGTGAACGGCCCGGTCTTCGACGAAGTGCCGCAGGGCCACCGGGTGGCGGTGTACATGGAAGTGGCCGGCCTGGGCGACTACCTGCCCACCTACGCCGGCAACCTGGACATCATGACCGCCGCGGCCTGCCGCACCGCAGAAATGTTCGCCGAGGAAATCCTCGCGGGCAAGATCCAACTCAAAGCCACGGAGGCCGCGTGA
- the dmpG gene encoding 4-hydroxy-2-oxovalerate aldolase gives MTDSNLKGRKVILHDMCLRDGMHAKREQISVEQMVKVATALDDAGVPYIQVTHGAGMGGNSLQHGFALASNEEYISAVAAAVKQTKISVLLIPGLGTMRELQAAYEAGARSVHVATHCTEADTAPQHIAYCRKLGMDTTGFLMMAHLNDAKGIAEQGKLMESYGAHTVYVTDSAGYMLPQDVKDRIGALREVLKPETEIGFHGHHNMGMGIANSIAAIEAGASRIDGSVAGLGAGAGNTPLEVFLAVCDRMGIETGVDLFKLMDVAEDIIVPMMDHMVRVDRDSLTLGFAGVYSTFLLHAKRAAERFGVPARDVLVELGRKKMIGGQEDMIIDTAMTMAKERGLLKDVA, from the coding sequence ATGACGGACTCGAACCTCAAGGGCCGCAAGGTCATCCTTCATGACATGTGTCTGCGCGACGGCATGCACGCCAAGCGCGAGCAGATCAGCGTCGAGCAGATGGTCAAGGTGGCCACCGCGCTGGACGATGCCGGTGTGCCCTACATCCAGGTGACCCACGGCGCCGGCATGGGCGGCAACTCGCTGCAGCACGGCTTCGCCCTGGCGAGCAACGAGGAATACATCAGCGCCGTGGCCGCCGCGGTCAAGCAGACCAAGATCTCGGTGCTGCTGATTCCGGGCCTGGGCACCATGCGCGAACTGCAGGCGGCCTACGAGGCCGGGGCCCGCAGCGTGCACGTGGCCACCCACTGCACCGAGGCCGACACCGCGCCCCAGCACATCGCCTACTGCCGCAAGCTGGGCATGGACACCACCGGCTTCCTGATGATGGCCCACCTCAACGACGCCAAGGGCATCGCCGAGCAGGGCAAGCTGATGGAAAGCTACGGCGCCCACACCGTGTATGTGACCGACTCGGCCGGCTACATGCTGCCGCAGGACGTGAAGGACCGCATCGGCGCCCTGCGTGAGGTGCTCAAGCCGGAGACCGAGATCGGCTTCCACGGCCACCACAACATGGGCATGGGCATCGCCAACTCGATCGCTGCCATCGAAGCCGGCGCCAGCCGCATCGACGGCTCCGTGGCCGGCCTGGGCGCCGGTGCCGGCAACACGCCGCTGGAAGTGTTCCTGGCCGTGTGCGACCGCATGGGCATCGAAACGGGTGTGGACCTGTTCAAGCTCATGGACGTGGCTGAAGACATCATCGTGCCGATGATGGACCACATGGTCCGTGTCGACCGCGACTCGCTCACCCTGGGTTTTGCCGGGGTGTATTCCACCTTCCTGCTGCACGCCAAGCGCGCGGCCGAGCGCTTCGGCGTGCCGGCCCGTGACGTGCTGGTGGAGCTGGGGCGCAAGAAGATGATCGGCGGTCAGGAAGACATGATCATCGACACCGCCATGACCATGGCCAAGGAACGTGGTTTGCTCAAGGACGTGGCATAA
- a CDS encoding catechol 2,3-dioxygenase translates to MRGILRLGEVQIRVLDMAEAKRHYGKYMGLHEMMTDAEGKVYFKAWNEKDHHSVVLRETDRAGLDHFAYKVFDDATLTELQRKIEAFGIAVENVDAGVYPKSGRRIKFRVPTGQEMHLYAEKEYAGNTLGETNPGTLPDEGVIRGMRIDGLDHLFVLGPNMADTVRLFTEVFDFDLAEELVDEPGGNQILTFFSCSSRAHDIAFGMHPEPDRFHHASFRLSSTEDHVYAGDLMGKYGIPIEQNDRHGITGVKTIYFFDPSGNRNEIFVGGHTRYPDTPKLTWTMDHLGLAAFAQSLHVPETFLGVST, encoded by the coding sequence ATGAGAGGCATCCTTCGCCTGGGCGAAGTCCAGATCCGCGTGCTCGACATGGCGGAAGCCAAACGGCACTACGGCAAGTACATGGGCCTGCATGAAATGATGACCGACGCCGAAGGCAAGGTCTATTTCAAGGCCTGGAACGAGAAGGACCACCACAGCGTGGTGCTGCGCGAAACCGATCGGGCCGGTCTCGACCACTTCGCCTACAAGGTGTTCGACGACGCCACCCTGACCGAGCTGCAACGCAAGATCGAAGCCTTCGGCATCGCCGTCGAGAACGTAGACGCCGGGGTCTATCCCAAGAGCGGCCGGCGCATCAAGTTCCGCGTCCCCACCGGGCAGGAGATGCACCTGTACGCCGAGAAGGAGTACGCCGGCAACACCCTGGGCGAGACCAATCCGGGCACGCTGCCGGACGAGGGCGTGATCCGCGGCATGCGCATCGACGGGCTCGATCACCTGTTCGTCCTCGGCCCCAACATGGCCGACACGGTGCGCCTGTTCACCGAGGTGTTCGACTTCGACCTGGCCGAAGAGCTGGTGGATGAGCCCGGTGGCAACCAGATCCTCACCTTCTTCAGCTGCTCCTCGCGCGCCCATGACATCGCCTTCGGCATGCATCCGGAGCCGGACCGCTTCCACCATGCCTCGTTCCGCCTGAGTTCGACTGAGGACCATGTTTACGCCGGCGACCTGATGGGCAAGTACGGCATCCCCATCGAGCAGAACGACCGCCACGGCATCACCGGCGTGAAGACCATCTACTTCTTCGATCCGTCGGGCAACCGCAACGAGATCTTCGTGGGCGGTCATACCCGGTATCCGGACACCCCCAAGCTGACCTGGACCATGGATCACCTCGGCCTGGCGGCCTTTGCCCAGTCCCTGCACGTGCCCGAGACCTTCCTCGGCGTGTCCACCTGA
- a CDS encoding SDR family NAD(P)-dependent oxidoreductase, whose product MSNSTSDADRTEIAVVVGATGAFGNKMVDRLVEAGLKVVAVARSAESLAELQARQPSIGVCVADISDDSSIAAIKEVLDRPVRAVVHGPGVGVAGGILVAPTATMVDAVNIKVGGLLRLSRAADERFVKGSRIIAIGGHYGLEPTAYAASAGVANAALVNVSRQLSLAYGPRGITAHVIAPGPADTERLRNVARARAEQRGCSVDDVLDELKEESSIGAFTTPEQVAWAVSMLLDPCADAMTGSTLMLDSGRRKGLP is encoded by the coding sequence GTGAGCAACAGCACAAGCGACGCAGATCGCACCGAAATCGCGGTGGTCGTCGGCGCCACCGGCGCCTTCGGCAACAAAATGGTCGACCGCCTGGTCGAGGCCGGCCTCAAGGTCGTGGCGGTGGCGCGCAGCGCCGAATCGCTGGCCGAGCTGCAGGCGCGCCAGCCGTCCATCGGCGTGTGCGTGGCCGACATCTCGGACGACTCGTCCATCGCTGCCATCAAGGAAGTCCTCGACCGCCCGGTGCGCGCCGTGGTCCATGGCCCCGGCGTGGGCGTGGCCGGCGGCATCCTGGTCGCCCCGACCGCGACCATGGTCGACGCGGTGAACATCAAGGTCGGCGGCCTGCTGCGCCTTTCGCGCGCGGCGGACGAACGCTTCGTCAAGGGCAGCCGCATCATCGCCATCGGTGGTCACTACGGCCTCGAGCCCACCGCCTACGCGGCTTCGGCCGGCGTGGCCAACGCCGCGCTGGTGAACGTGTCCCGACAGCTGAGCCTGGCCTATGGCCCGCGTGGCATCACGGCGCATGTGATCGCGCCCGGACCGGCCGACACCGAGCGCCTGCGCAACGTGGCCAGGGCCCGTGCCGAGCAGCGCGGCTGCAGTGTTGACGACGTGCTCGACGAGCTCAAGGAAGAGTCGTCCATCGGCGCCTTCACCACGCCCGAGCAGGTGGCCTGGGCGGTCAGCATGCTGCTCGATCCCTGCGCCGACGCCATGACCGGTTCCACCCTGATGCTCGACTCCGGCCGCCGCAAGGGCCTGCCCTGA
- a CDS encoding tautomerase family protein: MPVVTFHLIDNETNNAKAEALLQGACALYAEVLDAPIERIRAFITLHRAEHFLVHGQLCSKNGVNSPFFDFIIMNGRPIEMHNRLMKGFTDLLVEVLGVRRDDVRGICRRVEPEDWCISGEPASEVRKAEVEARKAAAANA; the protein is encoded by the coding sequence ATGCCCGTCGTCACCTTTCACCTGATCGACAACGAGACCAACAACGCCAAGGCCGAGGCGTTGTTGCAGGGCGCCTGTGCGCTCTACGCCGAAGTGCTCGACGCGCCCATCGAACGCATCCGTGCCTTCATCACCCTGCACCGTGCCGAGCACTTTCTGGTGCATGGTCAGCTGTGTTCGAAGAACGGCGTCAATTCGCCCTTCTTCGACTTCATCATCATGAACGGCCGCCCCATCGAGATGCACAACCGGCTCATGAAGGGTTTTACCGACCTGCTCGTCGAAGTGCTTGGCGTCAGGCGTGACGACGTGCGCGGCATCTGCCGCCGGGTCGAACCCGAAGACTGGTGCATTTCAGGCGAACCGGCCAGTGAGGTTCGCAAGGCCGAGGTCGAGGCGCGCAAGGCGGCTGCCGCCAATGCCTGA
- a CDS encoding NAD(P)H-dependent oxidoreductase: MNVLIVFAHNEPQSFNAAMKDLAVSELEAQGHRVQVSDLYAMRWNPVASAADFGSRKNPDYLVYALEQRHNYEAGTLAPDIAAEVEKVKWADFILFNFPIYWYGMPAIMKGWIDRVFISGLCYGGRRIYDRGGLAGKRAMLAFSLGGQEHMFGEGAIHGELDLLLRPIQRGMLAYVGLTVLPPFIAWHVPYVTDAARAALLADYRTRLRQLDTLAPLRFARMADFDDTLRPRAVAS; this comes from the coding sequence ATGAACGTGCTGATCGTCTTCGCCCACAATGAACCGCAATCCTTCAACGCGGCGATGAAAGACCTGGCCGTCAGCGAGCTCGAGGCGCAGGGGCACCGCGTTCAGGTCTCCGACCTCTACGCCATGCGCTGGAATCCGGTCGCCAGCGCCGCCGACTTCGGCAGCCGCAAGAATCCGGACTACCTGGTCTATGCCCTGGAGCAGCGCCACAACTACGAGGCCGGCACCCTGGCGCCCGACATCGCCGCCGAGGTGGAGAAGGTCAAATGGGCGGACTTCATCCTCTTCAACTTCCCCATCTACTGGTACGGTATGCCGGCGATCATGAAAGGCTGGATCGACCGGGTGTTCATCTCCGGCCTGTGTTACGGCGGACGCCGCATCTACGACCGCGGCGGCCTGGCCGGCAAGCGGGCCATGCTCGCGTTCTCGCTCGGCGGGCAGGAACACATGTTCGGCGAGGGGGCCATCCACGGCGAGCTCGACCTGCTGCTGCGCCCCATCCAGCGCGGCATGCTCGCCTATGTCGGCCTCACCGTGCTGCCGCCGTTCATCGCCTGGCACGTCCCCTACGTGACCGACGCGGCGCGCGCCGCCCTGCTGGCCGACTACCGTACGCGGCTGCGCCAGCTCGACACCCTGGCGCCGCTGCGCTTCGCGCGCATGGCCGATTTCGACGACACCTTGCGCCCACGCGCCGTGGCGTCGTGA